The nucleotide sequence CTGCTGGCCGTCGGGCTGGTGTTCGTGTTCGGCGTCTCGCTGGGCTGGTTCCCGGTGGCCGGGCGCGGCGACGCGTCGTCGTACGTGCTGCCCGTGTTGGCGCTGTCGCTCGGGCCGGCGCTGCTGATGGCCCGCATCGTCCGGGTCGAGGCGCTCGCCGTGATGGACGAGGACTTCGTCCGCACCGCCCGGGCCAAACGGCTGCCGCCCCTGCGGGTGTACCTGCGCCACGTCTTCCCGAACGCGCTGACCTCGACGCTGACCATCGGCGGGCTGCTGCTCAGCGGCATGATCGTCGGCACGGTGCTGGTCGAGAACGTGTTCGCCTGGCCCGGTATGGGCATGACGATCGTCTCGTCGATCCTGGCCAAGGACTACCCGGTCGTGCAGGGCATCGTGCTGGTCTACGGCGCCGCGGTGCTGCTGGTGAACCTCGTCGTCGACGTGCTGCTGGCGGTCGCCGACCCGCGCTCGACGATCCGGGAGGGCTGATGCGACGCGAACAGTGGCGGGCCGCGCTGCGCAACCCGGTCGGCGCGGTGGCGGCGGGCCTGCTGGCCGTGCTGGCAGTCCTGGCGATCGTGGCGCCGATGATCTGGGGCGACGCGGCCGAGGAGACCGACCCGGCGGCGCTGTCGCAGGGCTCCACCTCCGAGCACCTGCTGGGGACGGACGCGCTCGGCCGCGACATCCTGCTGCGGGTCTTGGTCGCGACGCGGTACTCGCTCGGCCTCGCGCTGCTGGCCACGGCGATCTGCGTCGGCGTCGGGGTCCTGCTGGGCGTGCTGCCGGCGGTGCTCGGACGGCGGGCCGGACGGCTGGTGACGGCGGCCGTGAACCTGGCCGTCGCGTTCCCCGGCCTGCTGCTGGCGCTGTTCTTCGCGGTCGTCTTCGGGGTCGGCGCGCGCGGTGCGGTGCTGGCGATCGGCCTGGCCGGCGCGCCGTCGTTCGCCCGGCTGGTGCAGACGAACGTGGCGGCGGTGTCCGGACGGGACTACGTGGCGGCCGCGCGGGTGGCGGGGGTCGGCCGGTTCCGGCTGATCGCCCGGCACCTGCTGCCGAACATCGGCGAGCCGCTGGTGGTGAACGCGACGGTGCTGGCCGGCGGCGCGCTGCTGGCGTTCGCCGGGCTGTCGTTCCTGGGCCTCGGCGTCCAGCCGCCCGCGTACGACTGGGGCCGGCTGCTCGGCGAGGGACTGGACCGCATCTACATCAACCCGGCCGCGGCGCTGGCGCCCGGCGTCGCCGTCGTCGTCGCGGGGCTCGCCTTCACCCTGCTCGGCGAGTCGATCGCGCAAGTGGTCGGGGTGCGTGCGGTGCGACGGCGGCAGCCGCCGGCAGTGCCCGCGCCGGCGGCCGAGGCCGGCACCGACGCTGCGGGCGAGGCCGTCCTGTCCGCCCACGACCTGCGGGTCGGCTTCCCGGCGCCCGGCGGCGGCTGGACCCACCCCGTCGACGGCGTGAGCCTCACCGTCCGTCGCGGCGAGACCGTCGGTGTCGTGGGGGAGTCCGGCTCCGGCAAGAGCCTCACCGCGCTCGCCGTCGCCCAGCTCGCCCCCGACTCCGCGCACGTCACCGCCGGACGCCTGGAGGTGGCCGGCGTCGCGCCGCTCGGCCACCCCGACGCGCAGGTGCGCGAGCTGCTCGGCACCAAGGTCGCGATGGTGTTCCAGGACCCGATGACCTCGTTCAACCCGTCGATGCGGATCGGCGGGCAGCTGGCCGAGGTGACCCGGGTGCGCGAGGGCCAGGGCAAGCGCGCGGCCCTCGCCCGCGCCGTCGACCGGCTGCGCACGGTCCGGGTGCCGGCGCCGGAGCGGCGGGCGCACCAGTATCCGCACGAGTTCTCCGGCGGCATGCGCCAGCGAGCGATGATCGCGATGGGCCTGATGAGCACGCCGGAACTGATCATCGCCGACGAGCCGACCACCGCCCTCGACGTCACCGTGCAGCGGCAGGTGCTCCGGCTGCTCAAGGACGTGCAGGCCGAGACCGGCGCGGCCGTCGTGCTGATCTCGCACGACATCGCCGTCGTCGCGCAGCTGTGCGAGCGGGTGGTCGTCATGTACGCCGGCCGGGTGGTCGAGGAGCTGCCGGTCGACCGGCTCGGCGCGGCCGCCCACCCGTACACCCGCGCGCTGCTGGCGTCCGTCCCCGACCTGGCGACCGACCGCGAGCGCCCGCTGGCGACGATCCCGGGCCGCCCGCCGGACCCCGCCGACCGGCCGGAGGGCTGCGCGTTCGCGCCGCGCTGCGACTTCGCCGACGACGCCTGCCGGGTGCGGCCCGGCCTGGACGCCGTCGCGCCGGAGCAGCGGGCCGCCTGCTGGCACCCGCGCACGCAGCCGCTGGACCTGGCGCTGGACGCCGTAACAGGAGGCCAGGCATGAGGGAGCTGTCGTTCGAGGGCACCACCGTCCGGTTCGGGACCGGCCGATCCGCGCTGACCGCCGTCGACGGCGTCGACCTCACCGTCCCGGCGGGCTCCGTGGTGGGGCTGGTCGGCGAGTCCGGTTCCGGCAAGTCGACGCTGGCCAAGGCCGCCGTCGGGCTGGTCCCGACGTCCGGCGGCGAGATCAGGCTGGACGGCGCGCCGCTGCGCACCGGCCGCGACCGGCGCCGGCTGCAGCTGGTCTTCCAGGACCCGCACGCCTCGCTGGACCCGCGGATGACCATCGGCGAGACGATCGCCGAGGCGCTGCCCGGCCGGCGCCGCCGCGCCGCCCGGACCGCCGAGGTGGCCCGGCTGCTCGAGCTGGTCGGCCTGGACCCGGCCCGGGCGAGGACGTTGCCGTCCGGGCTCTCCGGCGGGCAGCGGCAGCGGGTCGCGCTGGCCCGCGCGCTGGCCGCCGAGCCCGAGGTCGTGCTGGCCGACGAGATAACCTCGGCGCTCGACGTCTCCGTGCAGGGCTCGGTGCTCAACCTGGTCCGCGACCTGCAGCGGCAGCTGGGCCTGACGATCCTGTTCATCTCGCACAACCTGTCGGTCGTGCGCTACGTCAGCGACGTCATCGCGGTCATGTACCTGGGCCGCATCGTCGAGGCCGGCCCGGCCGACGCCGTGCTGTCCGCGCCGCGGCACCCGTACACCCGCACGCTGCTGGACGCGGCGCCGGCGTTCGGCGTCGCGCTGGACGACCCCGTCCCCGCCGACGACACCCGCCTGGACGCCGAGGCGCCGTCGCCGCACGACCCGCCCGCGGGCTGCCGGTTCCACCGTCGCTGCCCGATCGGACCGCTGACCCGGCCGGAGCGCACGATCTGCGCCGAGACCGACCCGCAGCCCGGCGCGGCCGACCGGCCGCACCGAGCCGCCTGCCATTTCGCATCCGAGACCCTGGAGGTGCCGGCCGGATGACCCCTGAAGACATCCTCGCCCTGGTCGTCCCCGCCGAACCGGCGCTGTCGCCGGACGGCTCGCGCGTGGCCTACGTGCTGAAGGGCAGCGACGCCGAGGCGGACGAGAACGTGTCGTCGCTGTGGCTGGTGGACGCGGGCGGCGGCGAGCCGCGGCGGCTCACGCACGGCCGCGCCGACGCTTCACCCGCCTGGTCGCCCGACGGGACGCGGCTGGCGTTCCTGCGCGCGGCGGACGGTCCGCCGCAGCTGTGGCTGCTGCCGCTGGCCGGCGGCGAGCCGGTCGCGCTGACCGACCTGGCGAGGGGCGCGGGCGCGCCGGTCTGGAGCCCCGACGGCACCCGCATCGCGTTCGCCGCCGCCGTCGACACCACCGGCCAGAAGGACACCGACCCGATCGTGCTGGACCGGCTCGCCTACAAGGCCGACGGCGCCGGCCTGCTGCGTGGCCTGCGCCAGCACGTGCACGTGGTCGACGTCGGGACCGGCGCCACGACTCAGGTGACGGACGGCGACTGGAGCGCCGGGGCGCCCGCGTGGTCGCCGGACGGGACGCGGCTGGCGTTCCCGGCCGTGACCGCCGCCGACGCCGACCTGACCGGCGCGTCGTCCGTCTACGTCGTGCCGGCGACCGAGGGCGCGGTGCGCCTGGGTGCGCCGGTCGGAGAGCTGCGCGCCGCCGGCCCGGTGACCTGGACCCGGGACGGCGGCGCGCTGATCGTGGTCGGCCAGCGGGAGGTCGCCGTCGCGCACCAGCGGCTGTTCCGCGTCCCGCTGGACGGAGGCGAGGCGGTCGACCTGGCCGCCGAGCTGGATCGCAACGTCATGCCCGGCGGACCCGGCTACCCCGGCGGGCTGCCGCAGCTCGCGTCCGGCGGCGACACCATCGTCTTCTGCCCTCGCGACCGCGGCTGCACGCACGTGTACGCCGTCGGCGTGGACGGGGGACCGGTGCGGCCGCTGCTCGGCGGCGCCGGCCGGGTCGTGTCGGGGCTGTCCGTGGCGGGGGAGCGGGCCGCGGTCGTCGTCGGCGGGCCGGGCTCGTACGGCGAGGTCGCACTGGTCGATGTGGCGACCGGGGCCGAGACGACGCTGACGGCGCACTCGCCGGCCGGCCTGGAGCTGCCGGTCGCGGAGGAACGGGTCTTCACCGTCTCCGACGGCACCGAGGTGCACGGGTGGCTGCTGCGCCCGGCCGCGGCGACCGGCGCCAGGCCGCTGCTGCTGGACATCCACGGCGGCCCGCACAACGCGTGGAGCCCGGTGCCCGACGGCGGCCACTCCTACCAGCAGCAGCTGGTGCGGCAGGGCTGGTCGGTGCTGCTGCTCAACCCGCGGGCCAGCGACGGCTACGGCGAGGCGTTCTTCTCCGCCGCGGCCGGGCGCTGGGGGCTGGCGGACGAGCGCGACTTCCTGGAGCCGCTGGACCAGCTGGTGGCCGAGGGCGTCGCCGACCCGGACCGGCTGGCCGTCACCGGGTACAGCTACGGCGGCTACATGACCTGCTGGCTGACCGGGCGCACCGGCCGGTTCGCCGCCGCGGTGCCCGGCGGCTCGCTGACCGACATCACCAGCTTCGCCGGCACCTCCGACGCCGGGCACTACCTGGCCGCGTACGAGACCGCCCTCCCGTTCGCCGACCCCGAGAACGCCGCCGCGCAGTCGCCGTACACGAACGTCGCCGACGTGACGACGCCGACGCTGCTGCTGCACGGCCTGAACGACGACCGGTGCCCGGCGGGGCAGGCCGAGCAGTGGTTCGCCGCGCTGCGCGCCCGCGGCGTGCCGGCCCGGCTGGTGCTCTACCCGGGCGCGTCGCACCTGTTCATCCTGGCCGGGCGTCCGTCGCACCGGCTCGACTACGCCAGCCGCATCGTCGACTGGGTCACGCAGCACACGTCGAAGAAGGAGACCCCGATGACGTCCACCCCCGTAGCGACCCTCGACCGCGACCACTGGCAGCGCCGCCTGGACGAGCTGGCTGAGAAGTACCGCGTCCCCGGCGCGACCTTGGGCATCGCCCGCGGCGCCGAGACACTGGAGCTGGCGTTCGGCGTCACGAACGTCGACACCGGCGTCGACGTCACCACCGACACGCTGTTCCAGATCGGCTCGATCACGAAGGTGTGGACCGCGACCGTCGTCATGGCGCTGGCCGACGCCGGCAAGCTGGACCTCGACGAGCCGGTCGTCACGTACCTGCCGGAGCTGAAGCTGGCCGACGAGGAGACCACGGCGCGGGTCACCATGCGGCACCTGCTGACGCACACCAGCGGCATCGACGGCGACTTCTTCCTCGACACCGGCCGCGGCGACGACTGCCTGGAGAAGTACGTCGCGGCGCTGGCCGGGCTGCCGCTGAACCACCCGCTCGGCGCGACGTGGTCGTACTGCAACTCCGGGTTCACCACGGCCGGCCGGGTGATCGAGAAGCTCACCGGCCAGACCTGGGACGTCGCGATGCGCGAGCTGCTCTACGGGCCGCTCGGGCTGACCCACACGGTGACGCTGCCCGACGACGCGCTGCTGTACCGGACCGCCGTCGGGCACGTGCACGAGGAGGACGAGCCGTACCGCCGCGCGCCGATCTGGGTTCTGCCGCGCTCCGCCGGCCCGGCCGGGCTGATCACCGCGACCGTCGCCGACGTGCTCGCGTTCGCCCGCATGCACCTGGCCGGCGGGGTGGCCGCCGACGGCACCCGCGTGCTGGCCGAGGGCACCGCCGCGGCCATGCGCGAGGACCAGGTCCGGCTGCCCGACCCGTACACGCTGGCCGACTCATGGGGCCTGGGCTGGTTCCGGATGGACTGGAACGGCACCCGGCTGATCGGCCACGACGGCAACACCATCGGGCAGTCCGCGTTCCTGCGCGTGTTGCCGGACCAGGACGTCGCCGTCACGCTGCTCACCAACGGCGGGCACACCCGCGACCTGTACGAGACGCTGATCCGGGAGATCTGCGGGGACGTCGCCGGCGTCGAGATGACCACGCCGCTGTCCCCGCCGGCCGAACCGGTCGACGCCGACCTCACGCCGTACGTCGGGACGTACGAGCGCACCAGCGTCCGGCTGGACGTCTGGCAGGCGGAGACCGGAGCGAAGCTCAAGATGACGATGACCCGCGAGCTGGCCGGGCTGGACGAGGAGCCGAAGGAGCTGGACCTCGTGCCGGTGCGCGACGGCCTGTACGTGACCCGGCTGCCCGGCAACGAGACCTGGATGCCGGTGACGTTCTACCAGCTGGCCGACGGCACGCCGTACGTGCACCTCGGGGCCCGCGCGACGCCGAAGGTCTCCTGACTCCGTGTGCGACGTGGAGGGGGCGCTGACGACTTACCGCCGACCGCGAGGTCAGACGGCAGTCTCGAGGTTGACAGCTGCGTTCGCGTCTGCCGGCGTGACCGGGTTCCTGCACGCGGTGGACGTGGGGTCGGGCGTCGAGGTCGGCGTCGAGCCGGACGCGCCGGTCGTCACCGCGAGCGTGTTCAAGGTCTCGGTGCTGGTCGAGCTGTGCCGGCAGTTCGCGACCGGGGAGCGGGAGCCGGCGGACCGGCTGCGGGTGCCGGCCGGGGCGCGGACGCTCGGCCCGACCGGGCTGTCGGTGATGCTGGACGACGCGGACCTGTCGTTGCGCGACGTCGCGTACCTGATGATGAGCGTCAGCGACAACCACGCGACGGACGCGCTGATGGCGCTGCTCGGCCGCGACCGGATCAACGCGCTGATGGTGGAGCTGGGTCTGCCCGGGACGGTGCTGGAAGAGGACTGCGCCGGGCTGTTCCGGCTGATCGAGGCGGACGGTCTCGACGCGGTCCTGGACCCCAGGACGACCAACCGCAGCACGCCGCGCGAGACCACGACGCTGCTGCGGCGGATCTGGGCCGCCGACGGGCTGCCCGCGGCTGCGGGCGAGGAGATCCGCCGGATCATGGCACTCCAGGTCTGGCCGCACCGCCTCACCTCGGGATTTCAGGACGATGATGTGAAGGTGAGCGGGAAGACCGGCACGCTGTCGCACGTGCGCAACGAGGTGGGCGTCGTCGAGTACCCCGACGGCGCGACGTTCGCCGTCGCGGTGTTCCTGCGGCTGCCCGGCGGCGAGTTCCGCAACCCGGCCGCCGACGCCGTCATCGGCACGGCCGCGCGGATCGCCGTCGACCACCTGCGGGCGGCCCGATGAGCACCGCGGCGGCGATGACCGCCGACCTGCGCACCCTGGTGGAGTGCGAGTCGCCGTCGGCCGACCGCGCGGCGGTGGCGGCGTCGGCGGACGGCGTGGCGGCCTTGGGGGAGCGGCTGACCGGCGCCGCGCCGGAGCGGCTGGTCGTCGACGGGCGGACGCACCTGCGCTGGCGGTTCGGGCCGCCCGGCGTCCTGCTGCTCGGCCACCACGACACCGTCTGGCCGGTCGGCTCGCTGGCCGAGCACCCGTGGCGGGTGTCGGAGGGGCGCGCCTACGGGCCGGGCTGCTTCGACATGAAGGCCGGGCTGGTGCAGCTGTTCCACGCGCTGGCCGGGCTGTCGTCGCTGGACGGGATCACCGTGCTGGTCACCGGCGACGAGGAGCTGGGCGCGCTGACGTCGCGGCCGCTGCTGCACGAGGAGGCGGCCCGGGCCGAGGCGGCGTTCGTGCTGGAGGCGTCGGCCGACGGTGGCGCTCTGAAGACCGCGCGCAAGGGCGTCGCCTGGTACGAGGTGCACGTCACCGGCCGGGCGGCGCACGCCGGGCTGGAGCCGTGGAACGGCGTCAACGCGGCGGTCGAACTGGCGCACCAGATCCACGCGATCGCCGCGCTGGACCGCGGGCCGCACGGCGCCACCGTCACCCCCACTCTGACGGCCGCCGGCACCACGGCGAACACCGTCCCGGGGACGGCGTCGGTGCACGTGGACGCGCGGGTGCCGACCGCCGACGAGGCGCGCCGGGTCGACGACGGCCTGGCCGCGCTGCGCCCGGTGCTGGACGGCGCGCGGGTCGACGTGGTGCCGGGGCCGCGGCACCCGCCGTTCGAGCCGTCGTCGTCGGCGTCGCTGTACGCGCTCGCCGTCGAGGTGGCCGACCGGCTGGGGCTGGGGCCGCTGACGTCGGCGCACGTGGGCGGCGCCTCCGACGGCAACATCGTCGCCGGCGACGGCACCCCGACGCTGGACGGGCTGGGCGCCGTCGGGGCCGGGGCGCACGCGCCGGGCGAGTACGTCGTCGTCGACGAGTTGCCTCGGCGGGCCGCGCTGCTCGCCGGTCTGGTCGACGCCGTCCGCGCGGGCTCGTCCGGCCGGACGAACCGGGCCGCCGTGGATGGGGCCGGACGACCATGACGGGCCGTCCGGAGCGGAGGATCATCGACGACATGGCTGCTCAGCCCGCCACCGTCGCCCGACTGACCATCCGTGAGCTGTCCGCGCTCGGCGACCTCGAGGAGGTCTACGCGCTGTTCGACCGGATCTGGCAGCCGGACCGGTCCAACCCGCCCGTGACCGTCGAGCACCTGCGCGCGCTCACCCACGCCGGCAACTACGTCGCCGGCGCCTACGACGGCGACGAGCTGATCGGCGCCTGCGTCGGGTTCTTCGCCGCCCCGCCGGGCCGCTCGCTGCACTCGCACGTCGCCGGCGTCTCGTCCGCAGCCCGCGGCCGGCACGTCGGGTTCGCGCTCAAGGCGCACCAGCGGGAGTGGGCGCTCGCGCACGGGCTCAGCGAGATCACCTGGACGTTCGACCCGCTGGTGCGCCGCAACGCCTACTTCAACCTGGCCAAGCTGCAAGCGCGCCCGAGCGACTACCTCGTCGACTTCTACGGCGACATGGACGACGCGATCAACGGCGGCCAGGGCAGCGACCGGCTGCTGACGCGATGGCGGCTGGACGCGCCGGAGGTGGCGGCGGCCACCGCGGCCGGCGGCGGAACCGGCGCGGTGGCGCCGCCCGATGCCGTCGCGGCGCTGACGGAGTCGCCGTCCGGCCGGCCGCTCGTGGCACCCCGGTCGGCGTGGGCGCGGGCGCCGCGGCTGCTGGTCGCGACGCCGCCGGACATCGAGTCGCTGCGCGCGGCCGACCCCGAGACGGCCCGGCAGTGGCGCGCGGCGATGCGCGACGTGCTCGGCGAGCTGATCGGCGGCGGCGCGCGGGTGGCCGGCTTCACCCGGCCGGGGATGTACGTCGTGGAGAGGGCAGGCGCGTGAAGATCACCGGGTTCGAGCTGCGCCGCATCGCGATGCCGCTGGTGGCGCCGTTCCGGACGTCGTTCGGCGTCGAGACCGACCGCGACGTGCTGCTGGTCCGCGCCGCAACGCCCGACGGCGACGGCTGGGGCGAGTGCGTCGCGATGAGTGAGCCGCTCTATTCGCCCGAGTACGCCGACGGGGCCGCGCAGGTCATCGAGCGGTTCCTCGCGCCGCGGCTGCTGGCCACCGGCGACGTCGGCCCGCTGGACGTCGCGCGGCTGCTGGAGCCGGTGCGTGGGCACCGCATGGCGAAGGCCGCGCTGGAGACGGCGGTGCTGGACGCGTGGCTGCGGGCCCGCGGCGAGTCGTTCGGGTCGTACCTCGGCGCCGTGCGCGACCGCGTACCCGCCGGTGTCTCCGTCGGGATCATGGACTCGGTGCCCGCCCTGCTCGACTCCGTCGCGGGCTATCTCGACCAGGGCTACCTGCGGATCAAGCTGAAGATCGAGCCCGGCTGGGACGTCGCGCCGGTCGAGGCGGTGCGGTCGCGCTTCGGCTCGGACCTGCTGCTGCAGGTCGACGCGAACGCCGCCTACACACTGGCCGACGCGCGGGTGCTGGCCGCGCTGGACGAGTTCGACCTGCTGCTGATCGAGCAGCCGCTGGCCGAGGACGACCTGCGCCAGCACGCCTCGCTCGCGCAGCTGATCCGGACCCCGATCTGCCTGGACGAGTCGATCGAGTCGGCCAAGGACGCCGCCGACGCGCTGCTGCTCGGCGCCTGCCGCATCATCAACGTCAAGCCCGGCCGGGTCGGCGGCTACCTCGAGGCGCGGCGCATCCACGACCTTGCGCAGGCGCACGGCGCCGCCGTCTGGTGCGGCGGCATGCTGGAGACCGGTATCGGCCGCGCCGCCAACGTCGCGCTGGCCGCCCTGCCCGGCTTCACCCTGCCCGGCGACACCTCGGCGTCGGACCGGTACTTCGCCCAGGACGTGACCGAGCCGTTCGTCCTGGCCGACGGCCACGTCGCGGTCCCGTCCGGACCCGGCCTCGGCGTCGAGCCGCTCCCCGACGTCCTCGCCGCCCTCACGACCTCCACCACCTGGCTCCCGGCCGCCTGATGGGAGACGCTGCTCGGCTGCTTTTGCAATGAGCACCTATACGCACCGGTGCGTATAGGTGCTCATTGCAAAGTGGCCCGATCCGGCCCCCGGCGTTCGTGTCAGCGCACCAAGCGGGCGGCGTGGATTGTAGAGTTCGACGAACTCCTGCCTGTTGTCCACGTGCTTGGGTTCAGAGGTGTTGCGCATGCCCCGGCGACCGAGGGCCACGCTCGGCCGCGTCCTCGACGACCTCGGGTCGACGCTGCTCGAGGTGGTGGCCGGGCGGGTCGACTCGAGCCGGTCGGTGGGCGGGGTGGTCATCCACGACCCGCTCGACCCGCCGTCGATGCCTGACGGCGCGCTGGTGCTGGGCGTCGGGCTGGCGGCGTCGGCCGAGATCGCCGACGTGGTGCGCGCGGTCGCGGCCGACGGCGCCGTCGGGCTGGTGCTGAGGGTGCCGGTCGAGATCGACGCCGACGCGCGGCGGGCGGTCGCCGAGGAGGGCCTGGTGCTGTTCGGGCTGACCCGCGGCGCCTCGTGGGCGCAGGTGGCGGCGTTGCTGCGCAGCCTGCTGGCGGTCGACGACCTCGGCGGGGTGGATGACCAGACGCTGGCCGGCGTGGGGGCGGGCGACCTGTTCGCGCTGGCCGGGGCGGTGTCGGCGCTGCTGGATGCGCCGCTGACCATCGAGGACCTCAACTCGCGCGTCATCGCGTTCTCCGCCGACCAGGACCGCGCCGACGAGTCGCGCAAGGAGACCGTCCTCGGCCGCCAGGTGCCCGAGCGCTACCTGCGGCAGCTGGAGCAGCAGGGCGCCTTCCGAGCGCTGTACTCGTCCGACCGGCCGGTGTACCTGCCGGAGATCGACGGGGCGGAACTGCCGCGGGTGGCGATCCGGGTCCGGGCCGGCGACGAGATCCTCGGCTCCATGTGGGCGGCGGTGAAGGAGCCGCTGAGCGCCGAGCGCGAGCAGGCCTTCGTCGACGCCGCCAAGTTGGTCGCGCTGCATATGCTGCGGCATCGTGCCGGCGCCGACGTCGAGCGGCGGCTGCGGGCGGAGCTGGTCGCGACGGTGCTCGAGGGCGGGCCCGCGGCGGGCGAGGCCGCCAGCCGGCTGGGCCTGGCCGGCGGACCGGCCTGCGTACTGGCGCTGGCCGTGCCCGGCGAGGAGACCGAGCCGTCCAGCGTCGAGGCCGACCTGCAACGGGTCGCCGGAGCGTTCGCGCTGCACCTGGCCGCCGTGCATCCGCGGTCGGCGGTCGCGCTCGTCGGCGGCGTCGTCTACGGCGTCATCCCGCTGGCCGGCGACGGCGAGGGCGCGGACCTGCGGGCGGTCGCCGTCGCCGAGGAGTTCCTCAGCCGCATCGGCGCCCGCAGCCACGTCGTCGTCGGCATCGGCGCCGTGGCGGCCGGGCCGGCCCAGCTGCCGCAGTCGCGCGCCGACGCCGACCGCGCGGTCCGGGTGCTGCGGGCCCGGCCGGTCGGGTCGCGGGTCGCCCGGCTCACCGACGTGCAGACCTCGGCGTTCCTGCTCGAGCTGGGCAGCGCCATGGCGGCCGAGCGGCGGGTGCCGACCGGGCCGGTCGCGCGGCTGGCGGCGTACGACCAGCGGCATCGCTCGCAGCTGGTCGGCACCCTGCGGGCCTGGCTGGAGGCGTTCGGCGACGTGACGGCGGCCGCGGCGGCCACGCACGTGCACGTCAACACGTTCCGGTACCGGCTGCGGCGGGTCGGCGAGATCGGCGCGCTGGATCTCGCCGACCCCGACGCGCGGTTCGCGGCCATGCTGGAACTGCGGCTGCGGGCGATGGTTGATCACCCTTCGCCCGACTCGTAAGGTCTGGTCCCATGCCCGAACCCGCGGCCCGGCCGCGCGACCTCAGCCCGGCCGAGATCGGGTTCGTGCGGCAGCGGCCGGTGCCCTGGCTCAACCCAGGTCTGCTCGCCGGCACCGCCGTCCGC is from Jiangella alkaliphila and encodes:
- a CDS encoding dipeptide/oligopeptide/nickel ABC transporter permease/ATP-binding protein; the encoded protein is MRREQWRAALRNPVGAVAAGLLAVLAVLAIVAPMIWGDAAEETDPAALSQGSTSEHLLGTDALGRDILLRVLVATRYSLGLALLATAICVGVGVLLGVLPAVLGRRAGRLVTAAVNLAVAFPGLLLALFFAVVFGVGARGAVLAIGLAGAPSFARLVQTNVAAVSGRDYVAAARVAGVGRFRLIARHLLPNIGEPLVVNATVLAGGALLAFAGLSFLGLGVQPPAYDWGRLLGEGLDRIYINPAAALAPGVAVVVAGLAFTLLGESIAQVVGVRAVRRRQPPAVPAPAAEAGTDAAGEAVLSAHDLRVGFPAPGGGWTHPVDGVSLTVRRGETVGVVGESGSGKSLTALAVAQLAPDSAHVTAGRLEVAGVAPLGHPDAQVRELLGTKVAMVFQDPMTSFNPSMRIGGQLAEVTRVREGQGKRAALARAVDRLRTVRVPAPERRAHQYPHEFSGGMRQRAMIAMGLMSTPELIIADEPTTALDVTVQRQVLRLLKDVQAETGAAVVLISHDIAVVAQLCERVVVMYAGRVVEELPVDRLGAAAHPYTRALLASVPDLATDRERPLATIPGRPPDPADRPEGCAFAPRCDFADDACRVRPGLDAVAPEQRAACWHPRTQPLDLALDAVTGGQA
- a CDS encoding oligopeptide/dipeptide ABC transporter ATP-binding protein, with translation MRELSFEGTTVRFGTGRSALTAVDGVDLTVPAGSVVGLVGESGSGKSTLAKAAVGLVPTSGGEIRLDGAPLRTGRDRRRLQLVFQDPHASLDPRMTIGETIAEALPGRRRRAARTAEVARLLELVGLDPARARTLPSGLSGGQRQRVALARALAAEPEVVLADEITSALDVSVQGSVLNLVRDLQRQLGLTILFISHNLSVVRYVSDVIAVMYLGRIVEAGPADAVLSAPRHPYTRTLLDAAPAFGVALDDPVPADDTRLDAEAPSPHDPPAGCRFHRRCPIGPLTRPERTICAETDPQPGAADRPHRAACHFASETLEVPAG
- a CDS encoding serine hydrolase; this translates as MTPEDILALVVPAEPALSPDGSRVAYVLKGSDAEADENVSSLWLVDAGGGEPRRLTHGRADASPAWSPDGTRLAFLRAADGPPQLWLLPLAGGEPVALTDLARGAGAPVWSPDGTRIAFAAAVDTTGQKDTDPIVLDRLAYKADGAGLLRGLRQHVHVVDVGTGATTQVTDGDWSAGAPAWSPDGTRLAFPAVTAADADLTGASSVYVVPATEGAVRLGAPVGELRAAGPVTWTRDGGALIVVGQREVAVAHQRLFRVPLDGGEAVDLAAELDRNVMPGGPGYPGGLPQLASGGDTIVFCPRDRGCTHVYAVGVDGGPVRPLLGGAGRVVSGLSVAGERAAVVVGGPGSYGEVALVDVATGAETTLTAHSPAGLELPVAEERVFTVSDGTEVHGWLLRPAAATGARPLLLDIHGGPHNAWSPVPDGGHSYQQQLVRQGWSVLLLNPRASDGYGEAFFSAAAGRWGLADERDFLEPLDQLVAEGVADPDRLAVTGYSYGGYMTCWLTGRTGRFAAAVPGGSLTDITSFAGTSDAGHYLAAYETALPFADPENAAAQSPYTNVADVTTPTLLLHGLNDDRCPAGQAEQWFAALRARGVPARLVLYPGASHLFILAGRPSHRLDYASRIVDWVTQHTSKKETPMTSTPVATLDRDHWQRRLDELAEKYRVPGATLGIARGAETLELAFGVTNVDTGVDVTTDTLFQIGSITKVWTATVVMALADAGKLDLDEPVVTYLPELKLADEETTARVTMRHLLTHTSGIDGDFFLDTGRGDDCLEKYVAALAGLPLNHPLGATWSYCNSGFTTAGRVIEKLTGQTWDVAMRELLYGPLGLTHTVTLPDDALLYRTAVGHVHEEDEPYRRAPIWVLPRSAGPAGLITATVADVLAFARMHLAGGVAADGTRVLAEGTAAAMREDQVRLPDPYTLADSWGLGWFRMDWNGTRLIGHDGNTIGQSAFLRVLPDQDVAVTLLTNGGHTRDLYETLIREICGDVAGVEMTTPLSPPAEPVDADLTPYVGTYERTSVRLDVWQAETGAKLKMTMTRELAGLDEEPKELDLVPVRDGLYVTRLPGNETWMPVTFYQLADGTPYVHLGARATPKVS
- a CDS encoding serine hydrolase, whose product is MTGFLHAVDVGSGVEVGVEPDAPVVTASVFKVSVLVELCRQFATGEREPADRLRVPAGARTLGPTGLSVMLDDADLSLRDVAYLMMSVSDNHATDALMALLGRDRINALMVELGLPGTVLEEDCAGLFRLIEADGLDAVLDPRTTNRSTPRETTTLLRRIWAADGLPAAAGEEIRRIMALQVWPHRLTSGFQDDDVKVSGKTGTLSHVRNEVGVVEYPDGATFAVAVFLRLPGGEFRNPAADAVIGTAARIAVDHLRAAR
- a CDS encoding M20/M25/M40 family metallo-hydrolase yields the protein MSTAAAMTADLRTLVECESPSADRAAVAASADGVAALGERLTGAAPERLVVDGRTHLRWRFGPPGVLLLGHHDTVWPVGSLAEHPWRVSEGRAYGPGCFDMKAGLVQLFHALAGLSSLDGITVLVTGDEELGALTSRPLLHEEAARAEAAFVLEASADGGALKTARKGVAWYEVHVTGRAAHAGLEPWNGVNAAVELAHQIHAIAALDRGPHGATVTPTLTAAGTTANTVPGTASVHVDARVPTADEARRVDDGLAALRPVLDGARVDVVPGPRHPPFEPSSSASLYALAVEVADRLGLGPLTSAHVGGASDGNIVAGDGTPTLDGLGAVGAGAHAPGEYVVVDELPRRAALLAGLVDAVRAGSSGRTNRAAVDGAGRP
- a CDS encoding GNAT family N-acetyltransferase, with translation MAAQPATVARLTIRELSALGDLEEVYALFDRIWQPDRSNPPVTVEHLRALTHAGNYVAGAYDGDELIGACVGFFAAPPGRSLHSHVAGVSSAARGRHVGFALKAHQREWALAHGLSEITWTFDPLVRRNAYFNLAKLQARPSDYLVDFYGDMDDAINGGQGSDRLLTRWRLDAPEVAAATAAGGGTGAVAPPDAVAALTESPSGRPLVAPRSAWARAPRLLVATPPDIESLRAADPETARQWRAAMRDVLGELIGGGARVAGFTRPGMYVVERAGA